From the genome of Papaver somniferum cultivar HN1 chromosome 2, ASM357369v1, whole genome shotgun sequence, one region includes:
- the LOC113349792 gene encoding D-ribulose kinase-like isoform X1, protein MPPTQRLLQCCSPWCFAPSSLPIKKGCSHIYSGKLFSIAKKFKATKMRTTSIVATASSINKEGSQDHDVQQVTENLFLGMDFGTSGARYVIIDKQGIIYAERKRDYPPCKNGNTVHWTSSWKMTLFLLLEDIPYSLRPFIVSISIDGTSATTIIVDSKTGEPLWKPFLYNESCPDALPLVKSIAPENHTVCTGSSTLCKLVSWWNSYNLSKDAATLLHQADWLLWLLHGKIGVSDYNNALKVGYDPEIESYPKWLLSQPYSMMLPSVRAPGTSIGCIVDDIRDQYGFSKDCIVCTGTTDSIAAFLAARASEPGKAVTSLGSTLAVKLLSTNRIDDARYGVYSHRLDDKWLVGGASNTGGAVLRQIFTDEELKELSGQINPMISSPLDYYPLPAVGERFPLADPKMAPRLQPRPQSDAEYLHGILESIARIEAKAYGLLKELGASEVQEVFTAGGGSKNEKWIQIRERVLGLPVSRAVQTEAAYGAALLALKGFQGSHADSVSNIEN, encoded by the exons ATGCCGCCAACACAACGACTTCTACAGTGTTGTTCACCATGGTGCTTTGCTCCTTCATCCCTTCCAATCAAGAaag GATGTTCTCACATATACTCAGGGAAATTGTTTAGTATTGCAAAAAAATTCAAAGCTACAAAAATGAGAACCACATCAATAGTGGCTACTGCTTCCAGTATTAATAAGGAAGGGAGTCAGGACCACGATGTTCAGCAAGTTACTGAAAATCTTTTTCTTGGTATGGATTTTGGGACATCCGGAGCTCGCTACGTTATTATTGACAAGCAAGGAATAATTTAtgctgaacgtaaaagagattaTCCACCATGTAAG AATGGGAACACTGTGCACTGGACAAGTTCATGGAAAATGACTCTATTCTTGCTACTTGAAGATATTCCTTATAGTCTCCGTCCATTTATTGTTTCAATTTCTATCGATGGAACTTCAGCCACAACCATTATAGTCGACAG TAAGACAGGTGAGCCATTATGGAAACCTTTTCTCTACAATGAGAGTTGTCCCGATGCTTTACCATTGGTCAAGTCCATTGCTCCGGAGAATCATACAGTCTGCACTGGTTCTTCTACCCTCTGTAAACTTGTTTCGTGGTGGAATTCATATAATTTAAGTAAAGATGCGGCAACATTGTTGCATCAAGCTGATTGGCTATTGTGGCTTCTTCATGGTAAGATTGGAGTTTCAGACTATAACAACGCTCTAAAG GTCGGATATGATCCTGAAATCGAGTCATATCCCAAGTGGTTACTTTCTCAGCCATACTCAATGATGTTACCTTCTGTTAGAGCTCCTGGAACTTCCATTGGCTGCATAGTAGATGATATCAGAGACCAATATG GTTTTTCGAAAGATTGTATTGTCTGTACAGGAACAACAGATAGCATCGCTGCTTTTCTTGCAGCACGTGCTTCAGAACCTGGAAAAGCT GTAACCTCTTTGGGTTCAACGCTTGCTGTTAAACTACTCAGTACTAACAGAATTGACGACGCGCGATACGGGGTTTATAGCCATCGCCTTGATGATAAATGGCTTGTTGGAGGTGCATCAAATACTGGTGGTGCAGTTCTTAGACAGATCTTCACTGATGAAGAATTAAAAGAACTGAGTGGACAAATCAATCCAATGATATCTTCTCCCCTAGATTACTACCCTCTCCCAGCAGTTGGGGAACGATTCCCTCTGGCAGACCCAAAAATGGCCCCAAG ATTACAACCACGCCCACAAAGTGATGCCGAGTACTTGCATGGTATACTTGAATCCATTGCACGCATTGAG GCGAAAGCTTATGGGTTACTGAAGGAGCTGGGTGCAAGTGAAGTTCAAGAAGTGTTTACAGCAGGAGGAGGCTCAAAAAATGAGAAATGGATACAGATTAGAGAGAGAGTGCTAGGCTTACCCGTGAGTCGGGCAGTTCAAACCGAAGCTGCATATGGTGCTGCCCTACTGGCATTGAAGGGTTTCCAGGGATCTCATGCAGACTCAGTTTCAAATATAGAAAATTGA
- the LOC113349792 gene encoding D-ribulose kinase-like isoform X3, translating into MPPTQRLLQCCSPWCFAPSSLPIKKGCSHIYSGKLFSIAKKFKATKMRTTSIVATASSINKEGSQDHDVQQVTENLFLGMDFGTSGARYVIIDKQGIIYAERKRDYPPCKTGEPLWKPFLYNESCPDALPLVKSIAPENHTVCTGSSTLCKLVSWWNSYNLSKDAATLLHQADWLLWLLHGKIGVSDYNNALKVGYDPEIESYPKWLLSQPYSMMLPSVRAPGTSIGCIVDDIRDQYGFSKDCIVCTGTTDSIAAFLAARASEPGKAVTSLGSTLAVKLLSTNRIDDARYGVYSHRLDDKWLVGGASNTGGAVLRQIFTDEELKELSGQINPMISSPLDYYPLPAVGERFPLADPKMAPRLQPRPQSDAEYLHGILESIARIEAKAYGLLKELGASEVQEVFTAGGGSKNEKWIQIRERVLGLPVSRAVQTEAAYGAALLALKGFQGSHADSVSNIEN; encoded by the exons ATGCCGCCAACACAACGACTTCTACAGTGTTGTTCACCATGGTGCTTTGCTCCTTCATCCCTTCCAATCAAGAaag GATGTTCTCACATATACTCAGGGAAATTGTTTAGTATTGCAAAAAAATTCAAAGCTACAAAAATGAGAACCACATCAATAGTGGCTACTGCTTCCAGTATTAATAAGGAAGGGAGTCAGGACCACGATGTTCAGCAAGTTACTGAAAATCTTTTTCTTGGTATGGATTTTGGGACATCCGGAGCTCGCTACGTTATTATTGACAAGCAAGGAATAATTTAtgctgaacgtaaaagagattaTCCACCATGTAAG ACAGGTGAGCCATTATGGAAACCTTTTCTCTACAATGAGAGTTGTCCCGATGCTTTACCATTGGTCAAGTCCATTGCTCCGGAGAATCATACAGTCTGCACTGGTTCTTCTACCCTCTGTAAACTTGTTTCGTGGTGGAATTCATATAATTTAAGTAAAGATGCGGCAACATTGTTGCATCAAGCTGATTGGCTATTGTGGCTTCTTCATGGTAAGATTGGAGTTTCAGACTATAACAACGCTCTAAAG GTCGGATATGATCCTGAAATCGAGTCATATCCCAAGTGGTTACTTTCTCAGCCATACTCAATGATGTTACCTTCTGTTAGAGCTCCTGGAACTTCCATTGGCTGCATAGTAGATGATATCAGAGACCAATATG GTTTTTCGAAAGATTGTATTGTCTGTACAGGAACAACAGATAGCATCGCTGCTTTTCTTGCAGCACGTGCTTCAGAACCTGGAAAAGCT GTAACCTCTTTGGGTTCAACGCTTGCTGTTAAACTACTCAGTACTAACAGAATTGACGACGCGCGATACGGGGTTTATAGCCATCGCCTTGATGATAAATGGCTTGTTGGAGGTGCATCAAATACTGGTGGTGCAGTTCTTAGACAGATCTTCACTGATGAAGAATTAAAAGAACTGAGTGGACAAATCAATCCAATGATATCTTCTCCCCTAGATTACTACCCTCTCCCAGCAGTTGGGGAACGATTCCCTCTGGCAGACCCAAAAATGGCCCCAAG ATTACAACCACGCCCACAAAGTGATGCCGAGTACTTGCATGGTATACTTGAATCCATTGCACGCATTGAG GCGAAAGCTTATGGGTTACTGAAGGAGCTGGGTGCAAGTGAAGTTCAAGAAGTGTTTACAGCAGGAGGAGGCTCAAAAAATGAGAAATGGATACAGATTAGAGAGAGAGTGCTAGGCTTACCCGTGAGTCGGGCAGTTCAAACCGAAGCTGCATATGGTGCTGCCCTACTGGCATTGAAGGGTTTCCAGGGATCTCATGCAGACTCAGTTTCAAATATAGAAAATTGA
- the LOC113349792 gene encoding D-ribulose kinase-like isoform X2, with product MPPTQRLLQCCSPWCFAPSSLPIKKGCSHIYSGKLFSIAKKFKATKMRTTSIVATASSINKEGSQDHDVQQVTENLFLGMDFGTSGARYVIIDKQGIIYAERKRDYPPCKNGNTVHWTSSWKMTLFLLLEDIPYSLRPFIVSISIDGTSATTIIVDSKTGEPLWKPFLYNESCPDALPLVKSIAPENHTVCTGSSTLCKLVSWWNSYNLSKDAATLLHQADWLLWLLHGKIGVSDYNNALKVGYDPEIESYPKWLLSQPYSMMLPSVRAPGTSIGCIVDDIRDQYDCIVCTGTTDSIAAFLAARASEPGKAVTSLGSTLAVKLLSTNRIDDARYGVYSHRLDDKWLVGGASNTGGAVLRQIFTDEELKELSGQINPMISSPLDYYPLPAVGERFPLADPKMAPRLQPRPQSDAEYLHGILESIARIEAKAYGLLKELGASEVQEVFTAGGGSKNEKWIQIRERVLGLPVSRAVQTEAAYGAALLALKGFQGSHADSVSNIEN from the exons ATGCCGCCAACACAACGACTTCTACAGTGTTGTTCACCATGGTGCTTTGCTCCTTCATCCCTTCCAATCAAGAaag GATGTTCTCACATATACTCAGGGAAATTGTTTAGTATTGCAAAAAAATTCAAAGCTACAAAAATGAGAACCACATCAATAGTGGCTACTGCTTCCAGTATTAATAAGGAAGGGAGTCAGGACCACGATGTTCAGCAAGTTACTGAAAATCTTTTTCTTGGTATGGATTTTGGGACATCCGGAGCTCGCTACGTTATTATTGACAAGCAAGGAATAATTTAtgctgaacgtaaaagagattaTCCACCATGTAAG AATGGGAACACTGTGCACTGGACAAGTTCATGGAAAATGACTCTATTCTTGCTACTTGAAGATATTCCTTATAGTCTCCGTCCATTTATTGTTTCAATTTCTATCGATGGAACTTCAGCCACAACCATTATAGTCGACAG TAAGACAGGTGAGCCATTATGGAAACCTTTTCTCTACAATGAGAGTTGTCCCGATGCTTTACCATTGGTCAAGTCCATTGCTCCGGAGAATCATACAGTCTGCACTGGTTCTTCTACCCTCTGTAAACTTGTTTCGTGGTGGAATTCATATAATTTAAGTAAAGATGCGGCAACATTGTTGCATCAAGCTGATTGGCTATTGTGGCTTCTTCATGGTAAGATTGGAGTTTCAGACTATAACAACGCTCTAAAG GTCGGATATGATCCTGAAATCGAGTCATATCCCAAGTGGTTACTTTCTCAGCCATACTCAATGATGTTACCTTCTGTTAGAGCTCCTGGAACTTCCATTGGCTGCATAGTAGATGATATCAGAGACCAATATG ATTGTATTGTCTGTACAGGAACAACAGATAGCATCGCTGCTTTTCTTGCAGCACGTGCTTCAGAACCTGGAAAAGCT GTAACCTCTTTGGGTTCAACGCTTGCTGTTAAACTACTCAGTACTAACAGAATTGACGACGCGCGATACGGGGTTTATAGCCATCGCCTTGATGATAAATGGCTTGTTGGAGGTGCATCAAATACTGGTGGTGCAGTTCTTAGACAGATCTTCACTGATGAAGAATTAAAAGAACTGAGTGGACAAATCAATCCAATGATATCTTCTCCCCTAGATTACTACCCTCTCCCAGCAGTTGGGGAACGATTCCCTCTGGCAGACCCAAAAATGGCCCCAAG ATTACAACCACGCCCACAAAGTGATGCCGAGTACTTGCATGGTATACTTGAATCCATTGCACGCATTGAG GCGAAAGCTTATGGGTTACTGAAGGAGCTGGGTGCAAGTGAAGTTCAAGAAGTGTTTACAGCAGGAGGAGGCTCAAAAAATGAGAAATGGATACAGATTAGAGAGAGAGTGCTAGGCTTACCCGTGAGTCGGGCAGTTCAAACCGAAGCTGCATATGGTGCTGCCCTACTGGCATTGAAGGGTTTCCAGGGATCTCATGCAGACTCAGTTTCAAATATAGAAAATTGA
- the LOC113349792 gene encoding D-ribulose kinase-like isoform X4 has protein sequence MLNVKEIIHHVRQNGNTVHWTSSWKMTLFLLLEDIPYSLRPFIVSISIDGTSATTIIVDSKTGEPLWKPFLYNESCPDALPLVKSIAPENHTVCTGSSTLCKLVSWWNSYNLSKDAATLLHQADWLLWLLHGKIGVSDYNNALKVGYDPEIESYPKWLLSQPYSMMLPSVRAPGTSIGCIVDDIRDQYGFSKDCIVCTGTTDSIAAFLAARASEPGKAVTSLGSTLAVKLLSTNRIDDARYGVYSHRLDDKWLVGGASNTGGAVLRQIFTDEELKELSGQINPMISSPLDYYPLPAVGERFPLADPKMAPRLQPRPQSDAEYLHGILESIARIEAKAYGLLKELGASEVQEVFTAGGGSKNEKWIQIRERVLGLPVSRAVQTEAAYGAALLALKGFQGSHADSVSNIEN, from the exons AtgctgaacgtaaaagagattaTCCACCATGTAAG GCAGAATGGGAACACTGTGCACTGGACAAGTTCATGGAAAATGACTCTATTCTTGCTACTTGAAGATATTCCTTATAGTCTCCGTCCATTTATTGTTTCAATTTCTATCGATGGAACTTCAGCCACAACCATTATAGTCGACAG TAAGACAGGTGAGCCATTATGGAAACCTTTTCTCTACAATGAGAGTTGTCCCGATGCTTTACCATTGGTCAAGTCCATTGCTCCGGAGAATCATACAGTCTGCACTGGTTCTTCTACCCTCTGTAAACTTGTTTCGTGGTGGAATTCATATAATTTAAGTAAAGATGCGGCAACATTGTTGCATCAAGCTGATTGGCTATTGTGGCTTCTTCATGGTAAGATTGGAGTTTCAGACTATAACAACGCTCTAAAG GTCGGATATGATCCTGAAATCGAGTCATATCCCAAGTGGTTACTTTCTCAGCCATACTCAATGATGTTACCTTCTGTTAGAGCTCCTGGAACTTCCATTGGCTGCATAGTAGATGATATCAGAGACCAATATG GTTTTTCGAAAGATTGTATTGTCTGTACAGGAACAACAGATAGCATCGCTGCTTTTCTTGCAGCACGTGCTTCAGAACCTGGAAAAGCT GTAACCTCTTTGGGTTCAACGCTTGCTGTTAAACTACTCAGTACTAACAGAATTGACGACGCGCGATACGGGGTTTATAGCCATCGCCTTGATGATAAATGGCTTGTTGGAGGTGCATCAAATACTGGTGGTGCAGTTCTTAGACAGATCTTCACTGATGAAGAATTAAAAGAACTGAGTGGACAAATCAATCCAATGATATCTTCTCCCCTAGATTACTACCCTCTCCCAGCAGTTGGGGAACGATTCCCTCTGGCAGACCCAAAAATGGCCCCAAG ATTACAACCACGCCCACAAAGTGATGCCGAGTACTTGCATGGTATACTTGAATCCATTGCACGCATTGAG GCGAAAGCTTATGGGTTACTGAAGGAGCTGGGTGCAAGTGAAGTTCAAGAAGTGTTTACAGCAGGAGGAGGCTCAAAAAATGAGAAATGGATACAGATTAGAGAGAGAGTGCTAGGCTTACCCGTGAGTCGGGCAGTTCAAACCGAAGCTGCATATGGTGCTGCCCTACTGGCATTGAAGGGTTTCCAGGGATCTCATGCAGACTCAGTTTCAAATATAGAAAATTGA
- the LOC113349791 gene encoding protein DETOXIFICATION 46, chloroplastic-like isoform X1 has translation MEIKTLNLSTHFPFRNPNNRRFYPCTSSAIVAHFPHYLPLPQLSHISSILTSSSFRANRRFRISCITPIDQNLIETPNNLTEEDSTVSTSDSEVEVQSDPSQGIISSVKEGINVEIVNDSIWKQIKEIALFAGPAAGLWICGPLMSLIDTAIIGQGSSLELAALGPATVVCDYLSYVFMFLSIATSNMVATSLATGDKNDVQHKISILLFVGFACGLGMLLLTKFLGIKLLSGFTGAKNLHLVPAANTYVQIRGLAWPAILVGWVTQSASLGMKDSWGPLKALAVASIVNATGDIVLCMFLGYGIAGAAWATMVSQVVAAFMMIGALKNKGYNAFSIAIPSAKELLQIFELAAPVFVTMISKVAFYSFLAYFATSMGTRKIAAHQVMIQVYCMCTVWGEPLSQTAQSFMPELICGTNKSLQKARMLLKSLLVIGAIAGAILGVVGTSVPWLFPNLFTTDAEVIGEMHKVLLPYLIALIVTPSTHSLEGTLLAGRDLRFLSISMSGCFTLGGLLVLLVSNRGFGLAGCWWSLAAFQWARFFLALSRLTSPTSFLQSDKLILSQVEKVKTT, from the exons AtggaaatcaaaaccctaaatctcTCTACTCATTTCCcttttcgaaaccctaataatCGACGATTTTATCCTTGTACATCTTCAGCCATTGTTGCTCACTTCCCCCATTATCTTCCTCTTCCACAGCTTTCTCATATTTCTTCTATTTTAACATCTTCTTCCTTCAGAGCCAACCGACGTTTCAGAATATCTTGTATAACTCCTatagatcaaaatttgatcgaaaccccTAATAATTTGACTGAAGAAGATTCAACTGTTTCTACTTCGGATTCCGAAGTAGAAGTTCAAAGTGATCCGTCTCAGGGAATTATTAGTTCGgtgaaagaaggaataaatgttgaGATTGTTAATGATAGTATTTGGAAGCAAATAAAGGAAATTGCTTTATTTGCAGGACCTGCTGCTGGGTTATGGATATGTGGTCCACTTATGAGTCTCATTGATACGGCCATTATTGGACAAGGGAGCTCTTTAGAGCTTGCTGCATTAG GGCCAGCTACAGTTGTGTGTGATTACTTGAGTTATGTGTTTATGTTCCTCTCCATTGCCACATCTAATATGGTTGCAACATCTCTTGCAACAGGG GATAAAAATGATGTACAACACAAGATATCTATCTTGCTCTTTGTTGGTTTCGCTTGTGGATTGGGAATGCTTTTGCTCACTAAATTCCTGGGCATAAAGCTATTAAGCG GTTTTACTGGGGCAAAGAATTTGCATCTAGTACCAGCTGCCAACACATACGTCCAG ATTCGAGGCCTAGCATGGCCTGCTATTCTCGTTGGCTGGGTTACTCAAAGTGCTAG TCTTGGCATGAAAGATTCGTGGGGACCGTTGAAGGCTTTGGCTGTTGCCAGTATAGTAAATGCAACTGGTGATATTGTACTGTGCATGTTCTTAGGCTATGGAATTGCTGGTGCTGCTTGGGCAACGATGGTCTCACAA GTAGTTGCTGCCTTTATGATGATTGGGGCTTTAAAGAACAAAGGCTACAATGCTTTCTCCATAGCTATCCCATCAGCTAAAGAACTTCTGCAGATATTTGAACTCGCTGCTCCAGTGTTCGTAACAATGATTTCCAAG GTGGCATTTTATTCTTTCCTTGCATACTTCGCTACATCTATGGGTACTCGCAAAATTGCAGCTCATCAG GTTATGATTCAGGTTTATTGTATGTGTACTGTATGGGGTGAGCCTCTCTCCCAAACTGCACAGTCCTTTATGCCTGAGTTAATATGTGGAACCAATAAAAGCTTGCAAAAG GCACGGATGCTTTTAAAGTCGCTTTTGGTCATTGGAGCCATAGCTGGAGCAATATTGGGAGTTGTTGGTACATCTGTCCCTTGGTTGTTCCCAAATCTTTTTACAACTGACGCTGAGGTCATTGGTGAG ATGCACAAAGTGTTGCTACCGTACCTCATAGCGTTAATAGTTACACCATCAACACATAGCCTTGAAGGGACGCTGCTG GCTGGCAGAGATCTTAGGTTCCTAAGTATATCTATGAGTGGATGTTTTACTTTGGGTGGGCTTCTGGTGTTG CTAGTAAGCAACAGGGGTTTTGGCCTAGCAGGCTGTTGGTGGTCTCTCGCAGCGTTTCAATGG GCTAGATTTTTTCTCGCTCTGAGTCGCCTCACTTCTCCAACTAGCTTTCTACAGTCTGATAAATTGATCCTTAGTCAAGTGGAAAAGGTGAAAACCACATAG
- the LOC113349791 gene encoding protein DETOXIFICATION 46, chloroplastic-like isoform X2 gives MEIKTLNLSTHFPFRNPNNRRFYPCTSSAIVAHFPHYLPLPQLSHISSILTSSSFRANRRFRISCITPIDQNLIETPNNLTEEDSTVSTSDSEVEVQSDPSQGIISSVKEGINVEIVNDSIWKQIKEIALFAGPAAGLWICGPLMSLIDTAIIGQGSSLELAALGPATVVCDYLSYVFMFLSIATSNMVATSLATGDKNDVQHKISILLFVGFACGLGMLLLTKFLGIKLLSGFTGAKNLHLVPAANTYVQIRGLAWPAILVGWVTQSASLGMKDSWGPLKALAVASIVNATGDIVLCMFLGYGIAGAAWATMVSQVVAAFMMIGALKNKGYNAFSIAIPSAKELLQIFELAAPVFVTMISKVAFYSFLAYFATSMGTRKIAAHQVMIQVYCMCTVWGEPLSQTAQSFMPELICGTNKSLQKARMLLKSLLVIGAIAGAILGVVGTSVPWLFPNLFTTDAEVIGEMHKVLLPYLIALIVTPSTHSLEGTLLAGRDLRFLSISMSGCFTLGGLLVLVRTSKQQGFWPSRLLVVSRSVSMG, from the exons AtggaaatcaaaaccctaaatctcTCTACTCATTTCCcttttcgaaaccctaataatCGACGATTTTATCCTTGTACATCTTCAGCCATTGTTGCTCACTTCCCCCATTATCTTCCTCTTCCACAGCTTTCTCATATTTCTTCTATTTTAACATCTTCTTCCTTCAGAGCCAACCGACGTTTCAGAATATCTTGTATAACTCCTatagatcaaaatttgatcgaaaccccTAATAATTTGACTGAAGAAGATTCAACTGTTTCTACTTCGGATTCCGAAGTAGAAGTTCAAAGTGATCCGTCTCAGGGAATTATTAGTTCGgtgaaagaaggaataaatgttgaGATTGTTAATGATAGTATTTGGAAGCAAATAAAGGAAATTGCTTTATTTGCAGGACCTGCTGCTGGGTTATGGATATGTGGTCCACTTATGAGTCTCATTGATACGGCCATTATTGGACAAGGGAGCTCTTTAGAGCTTGCTGCATTAG GGCCAGCTACAGTTGTGTGTGATTACTTGAGTTATGTGTTTATGTTCCTCTCCATTGCCACATCTAATATGGTTGCAACATCTCTTGCAACAGGG GATAAAAATGATGTACAACACAAGATATCTATCTTGCTCTTTGTTGGTTTCGCTTGTGGATTGGGAATGCTTTTGCTCACTAAATTCCTGGGCATAAAGCTATTAAGCG GTTTTACTGGGGCAAAGAATTTGCATCTAGTACCAGCTGCCAACACATACGTCCAG ATTCGAGGCCTAGCATGGCCTGCTATTCTCGTTGGCTGGGTTACTCAAAGTGCTAG TCTTGGCATGAAAGATTCGTGGGGACCGTTGAAGGCTTTGGCTGTTGCCAGTATAGTAAATGCAACTGGTGATATTGTACTGTGCATGTTCTTAGGCTATGGAATTGCTGGTGCTGCTTGGGCAACGATGGTCTCACAA GTAGTTGCTGCCTTTATGATGATTGGGGCTTTAAAGAACAAAGGCTACAATGCTTTCTCCATAGCTATCCCATCAGCTAAAGAACTTCTGCAGATATTTGAACTCGCTGCTCCAGTGTTCGTAACAATGATTTCCAAG GTGGCATTTTATTCTTTCCTTGCATACTTCGCTACATCTATGGGTACTCGCAAAATTGCAGCTCATCAG GTTATGATTCAGGTTTATTGTATGTGTACTGTATGGGGTGAGCCTCTCTCCCAAACTGCACAGTCCTTTATGCCTGAGTTAATATGTGGAACCAATAAAAGCTTGCAAAAG GCACGGATGCTTTTAAAGTCGCTTTTGGTCATTGGAGCCATAGCTGGAGCAATATTGGGAGTTGTTGGTACATCTGTCCCTTGGTTGTTCCCAAATCTTTTTACAACTGACGCTGAGGTCATTGGTGAG ATGCACAAAGTGTTGCTACCGTACCTCATAGCGTTAATAGTTACACCATCAACACATAGCCTTGAAGGGACGCTGCTG GCTGGCAGAGATCTTAGGTTCCTAAGTATATCTATGAGTGGATGTTTTACTTTGGGTGGGCTTCTGGTGTTGGTACGTA CTAGTAAGCAACAGGGGTTTTGGCCTAGCAGGCTGTTGGTGGTCTCTCGCAGCGTTTCAATGG GCTAG
- the LOC113349793 gene encoding SH3 domain-containing protein 2-like, with protein MDAIRKQATKLREQVAKQQQAVFKQFGGHGGSEFGSDNADVQQHQKLERLYISTRAGKHFQRDIVRGVEGYIVTGSKQIEIGSKLSEDSRKYGAENTCTSGNTLSKASLSYGRARSQMEKERSNLLKALGTQVAEPLRAMVMGAPLEDARHLAQRYDRMRQEAEAQAIEVSKRQTKARESTVSADYCVKLEAAEAKLQDLKSNMAILGKEAAAAMSAVEAQQQRLTLQRLISMVESERTFHNRALQILDQLEGEMVSERQRIEASRTPAVDNSMPPPSYEQVNGVFASSAYDGVTDSISYFLGEVVHSYLAESSVELNLSVGDYVVVRKVANNGWAEGECKGRAGWFPAGFVERRERVLASKMAEVF; from the exons ATGGATGCCATCAGGAAACAAGCGACAAAGCTAAGAGAGCAAGTAGCTAAGCAACAACAG GCTGTCTTCAAGCAGTTTGGGGGACATGGAGGTTCAGAATTCGGTAGTGATAATGCAGATGTTCAGCAGCATCAAAAACTTGAAAGGCTTTACATATCTACTCGTGCTGGCAAG CATTTTCAAAGGGATATAGTTCGTGGTGTTGAAGGTTATATTGTTACAGGGTCCAAACAGATTGAAATAG GTTCAAAACTGTCAGAAGATAGCAGGAAATATGGTGCCGAAAATACATGTACCAGCGGCAACACGTTGTCAAAAGCTTCATTAAGTTATGGACGGGCTCGTAGTCAAATGGAAAAGGAGCGCAGTAATCTGCTGAAAGCCCTTGGTACACAG GTTGCTGAGCCATTAAGAGCAATGGTAATGGGAGCTCCGTTGGAGGATGCTCGACATCTTGCTCAACGATACGATAGAATGCGACAAGAAGCTGAAGCCCAG GCTATTGAGGTCTCCAAACGTCAAACTAAAGCGAGGGAATCAACAGTAAGTGCTGACTATTGTGTAAAACTTGAAGCTGCTGAAGCAAAGCTGCAAGATTTAAAGTCCAACATGGCAATATTAGGGAAGGAAGCTGCTGCAGCAATGTCTGCTGTGGAGGCTCAGCAGCAACGGTTAACACTCCAGCGCCTTATTTCAATG GTTGAATCCGAGCGCACTTTTCACAATAGAGCCCTCCAGATACTTGATCAGCTTGAAGGCGAG ATGGTATCAGAGCGCCAACGGATTGAAGCATCTCGCACACCAGCTGTGGACAACTCTATGCCACCTCCTTCATATGAACAAGTAAATGGTGTGTTTGCTTCTTCTGCATATGATGGAGTAACAGATAGCATTAGTTACTTTTTGGGCGAG GTTGTACATTCATACCTAGCCGAGTCCAGTGTGGAGCTGAATTTATCAGTTGGTGACTACGTTGTCGTACGAAAG GTAGCGAACAATGGTTGGGCAGAAGGTGAATGCAAAGGAAGAGCAGGTTGGTTTCCTGCTGGATTCGTTGAAAGACGTGAACGTGTTCTTGCAAGCAAGATGGCTGAAGTATTTTGA